Proteins co-encoded in one Flavobacteriaceae bacterium MAR_2009_75 genomic window:
- a CDS encoding PAP2 superfamily protein has product MKKISLLVLLLISLAACKTEQKSLEPIEVTAEDLHASVDKVTEIMIHDIFSPPVASRIFAYPNIAAYEIVALYNEEYQSLAGQVRDLKPIPKPDTTSTVNYEMAALVAHMELSKRLIFSEDRMEALRDSLYGEWQNKNTDVFTSSKEYGLMVADHIGEWMSKDNYAQTRTMPKFTVDADNPGRWQPTPPAYMDGIEPHWNKIRPFVIDSAAQFKPTPPPAFSMEKSSDFYKELKEVYDIGKKIEEDGDESEEIQIAKFWDCNPYVSVTRGHLMFATKKITPGAHWIGITKIAARKTESDFKKTLFAYTKTSMAIADGFISCWDEKYRSNLIRPETLINQHIDDDWKPVLQTPPFPEYTSGHSVVSGAASTALTNIFGDNFSFDDDTEVAYGLPIRSFKSFNEAADEAAISRMYGGIHYRVAIEVGLEQGRNLGKFFIENLKMKTDQRVASNVK; this is encoded by the coding sequence ATGAAGAAGATTTCTCTTTTAGTGCTATTACTCATAAGCTTGGCGGCGTGCAAAACAGAACAAAAAAGCCTTGAACCTATTGAAGTTACTGCAGAAGATTTACATGCATCGGTCGATAAGGTAACCGAAATTATGATCCATGATATTTTCTCACCGCCTGTGGCGAGTCGAATTTTCGCTTACCCTAATATTGCCGCTTATGAAATCGTCGCGCTTTACAATGAAGAATATCAATCTTTGGCAGGGCAAGTAAGAGACTTGAAACCAATACCTAAACCGGATACTACATCAACAGTAAATTATGAGATGGCCGCTTTAGTGGCCCATATGGAGCTGAGCAAGAGATTGATTTTTTCTGAAGATCGCATGGAAGCTCTGCGTGACAGTCTTTACGGAGAATGGCAAAACAAAAACACAGACGTTTTTACAAGCTCAAAAGAATATGGTTTAATGGTAGCCGATCACATCGGCGAGTGGATGTCTAAAGATAATTATGCTCAAACCCGTACAATGCCGAAGTTTACCGTAGATGCCGATAATCCGGGTCGCTGGCAACCTACCCCACCTGCATATATGGACGGGATTGAACCCCATTGGAACAAAATACGACCATTTGTTATCGATTCGGCCGCACAATTTAAGCCTACACCCCCACCCGCCTTTTCAATGGAAAAATCATCCGATTTTTATAAGGAGCTGAAAGAGGTCTATGATATTGGAAAGAAAATAGAAGAAGATGGTGACGAGTCAGAAGAAATTCAAATTGCCAAGTTTTGGGACTGCAACCCTTATGTATCGGTAACGAGAGGCCATCTCATGTTCGCAACCAAAAAGATTACACCTGGGGCCCATTGGATCGGCATAACCAAAATAGCGGCAAGAAAAACGGAAAGCGATTTCAAAAAAACTCTCTTTGCCTACACTAAAACCTCTATGGCCATTGCTGACGGGTTTATTAGCTGTTGGGATGAAAAGTACCGAAGTAACCTTATTAGACCAGAAACACTTATCAATCAACATATAGACGACGACTGGAAACCTGTTCTTCAAACTCCACCATTTCCGGAATACACAAGTGGACATTCCGTTGTATCGGGTGCAGCATCCACAGCACTGACCAATATTTTCGGCGACAATTTCAGTTTTGATGATGATACCGAAGTGGCTTATGGCCTACCCATTAGAAGTTTCAAATCATTCAATGAAGCGGCAGACGAAGCCGCGATAAGTAGAATGTATGGTGGTATTCATTACCGCGTTGCGATAGAAGTCGGTCTAGAACAAGGTCGTAACCTAGGAAAATTCTTCATTGAGAATCTTAAAATGAAAACCGACCAGAGAGTAGCGAGTAATGTAAAATAA
- a CDS encoding FG-GAP repeat protein encodes MKLALSTILVFILLLVSCGKKNATETLASENYFKQVHPDSSGINFSNDLYYSDELNIIEYLYYYNGGGVAVGDINNDGLEDLYFTANQKPDRFYLNQGNLRFIDITEEAGLQIDSTWSTGVTMEDINNDGLLDIYVSKVGKYKSLNSHNLLYINNGDLTFTEKSEDYGLNFSGLSTQASFFDYDNDGDMDVYLMNHSVHTPRSYGNIEQRSQKDSLSGDRLYENLLNEGKDTFKDVTQISGIYSSALGYGLALITSDINNDGLVDIYVGNDFHENDYLYLNQGDKTFKESSTDFLDHTTRFTMGVDIADMNGDQLFDIFTLDMMPFDHEIFMKSGGEDSDKVRKIKENFGYGEQYARNTFQLNQNNNYFTDIALQTETHATDWSWSVLLQDYDNDGLNDIYITNGIYKRPNDLDYINYLSNTDFAQFNLNQQKETQKKLIDEMPTVKLSNVLFKNKGDLSFERISSSSDSGPSYSNGAAYADLDNDGDLDLVVNNIDQKAFVLENTTKKENHFISLEINGDEKFRNTTGTKVFVYTKDKSFVKELTVTKGFQSSSTRRLHFGLGEIKKIDSLKIKWLDGYEQVEKEITIDQLHTLTRTDNLKPSKASVKKEVEPFTTFPYIHLENSFLDYEREPLMPEKISSEGPAVVEADFNGDGLTDLFIGGARYQSSQLYLQQKNGEFINSVNSNLGKDPIYEDVSAAAFDLENDGDLDLYVMSGGNDKFEEDIQLEDRIYVNDGNANFTRLKTNLIRTNGGSVSSSDFNGDGYDDLFIGNRSIPGGYGLSPFSYMLTNNGQGEFMMAQKGRLGMVTDSKWADINNDDLLDLIIVGDWMPITVLINQGNSSFLNKTRDFGLENTQGMWNTVLVDDIDGDGRVDIIAGNAGLNFKWKASVERPVKLYLDDFDDNEQPDPIIYYNFFGEYVPYASKDKLTGQLPSLKKKLLSYTDFSKTKNIEDLTGKKESEILEIKKISELRSMVYWNKEEGFKGTALPQEAQMSSIEDFYKNDSTIYYVGNYLGYANELGRSTANSGGVLTINNGELESSGNLPIPKGLDSRRIVRLNGNKYLVISNNDKAYIVQPD; translated from the coding sequence ATGAAATTAGCTTTAAGCACAATTTTAGTTTTCATACTTCTTCTGGTCTCCTGCGGTAAAAAAAATGCTACAGAAACACTAGCATCTGAAAATTATTTCAAACAGGTGCACCCAGATAGTAGTGGAATAAATTTCTCGAATGATCTATACTATAGCGACGAACTAAACATAATCGAATACCTATACTATTATAATGGTGGTGGAGTGGCCGTCGGAGATATCAACAACGACGGACTTGAAGACCTCTATTTCACGGCCAATCAAAAACCAGATCGATTTTACCTCAACCAAGGTAATTTAAGGTTTATAGACATTACTGAAGAAGCGGGCCTACAAATTGACTCTACATGGTCTACGGGCGTTACTATGGAAGACATAAATAACGACGGTCTTTTAGATATCTACGTTTCAAAGGTTGGCAAATACAAATCGCTGAACTCACATAACCTACTTTACATCAATAATGGTGATCTTACCTTCACTGAAAAATCGGAAGATTATGGATTGAACTTTTCAGGGTTATCTACGCAAGCTTCCTTTTTTGATTATGACAATGATGGTGATATGGATGTATATCTTATGAATCATTCCGTTCACACCCCTAGAAGCTACGGTAATATTGAACAACGGAGCCAAAAAGATTCCCTATCGGGCGACCGGCTTTATGAGAACCTTTTGAACGAAGGAAAAGACACTTTTAAAGATGTAACGCAAATCTCTGGTATATATAGTAGTGCCCTTGGGTATGGCCTCGCTTTGATTACTTCCGATATTAATAATGATGGTTTAGTTGATATTTATGTCGGTAACGATTTTCACGAAAACGATTACCTGTACCTCAATCAAGGAGATAAGACATTTAAAGAAAGTAGCACTGATTTTCTAGACCATACCACTAGATTTACTATGGGCGTTGATATTGCCGATATGAACGGAGATCAACTGTTTGACATTTTCACTTTGGATATGATGCCTTTCGACCATGAAATTTTTATGAAATCTGGCGGTGAAGACTCTGATAAAGTGAGAAAAATCAAAGAGAATTTTGGGTATGGTGAACAATATGCACGAAACACCTTCCAACTCAATCAAAATAATAACTATTTTACAGACATTGCCCTGCAAACGGAAACCCATGCTACCGATTGGAGCTGGAGCGTGCTGCTACAAGATTATGATAACGATGGTCTAAACGACATTTATATAACCAACGGAATCTACAAAAGACCGAATGACCTCGACTATATCAATTATTTGAGCAATACTGATTTTGCGCAATTCAACTTGAACCAGCAGAAAGAAACCCAGAAAAAGTTGATTGATGAGATGCCGACGGTAAAATTATCGAACGTCTTATTTAAAAACAAAGGTGACCTGAGTTTTGAGCGAATATCTAGCAGTTCAGACTCGGGTCCCTCCTATTCCAACGGGGCCGCATATGCCGATTTAGACAATGATGGTGATTTAGACTTGGTAGTCAACAATATTGACCAGAAGGCTTTTGTGTTGGAAAACACAACTAAGAAGGAAAACCATTTCATTTCATTAGAAATTAATGGCGATGAAAAATTTAGAAATACCACAGGCACCAAGGTTTTTGTCTATACTAAAGACAAGTCTTTCGTCAAAGAACTAACGGTGACCAAAGGTTTTCAATCATCTTCGACGCGTAGACTTCATTTTGGGCTCGGTGAAATTAAAAAAATAGATTCTTTAAAAATTAAATGGCTTGATGGCTACGAGCAGGTTGAAAAAGAAATAACAATTGACCAATTGCACACTCTGACTAGAACTGACAACCTAAAACCGAGTAAAGCTTCGGTCAAAAAAGAAGTAGAACCCTTTACCACCTTCCCTTATATTCACTTAGAAAATAGTTTTCTCGATTACGAAAGAGAACCTTTAATGCCAGAGAAAATATCATCGGAAGGGCCTGCAGTCGTCGAAGCAGATTTCAATGGAGACGGGCTGACCGATTTATTCATAGGAGGGGCAAGATATCAATCTTCGCAACTATATCTGCAACAAAAAAATGGAGAATTCATTAATTCTGTAAATAGCAATTTAGGCAAAGATCCCATTTATGAAGATGTATCGGCCGCTGCATTTGACCTAGAAAATGATGGAGACCTCGACCTTTACGTAATGAGTGGAGGCAATGATAAGTTCGAAGAAGATATTCAACTAGAAGACAGAATTTATGTAAATGATGGTAATGCCAATTTCACGCGTTTAAAAACGAACCTAATCCGCACCAATGGGGGCAGTGTATCGTCTAGTGACTTTAACGGTGATGGCTATGATGATCTTTTCATCGGTAATCGCTCCATTCCCGGTGGTTATGGCCTCTCTCCCTTTAGTTATATGCTTACCAACAATGGTCAAGGTGAGTTCATGATGGCTCAAAAGGGAAGATTAGGTATGGTCACCGACAGTAAATGGGCCGATATCAACAATGATGATTTGCTTGATTTGATTATAGTTGGCGATTGGATGCCGATTACCGTACTTATCAATCAAGGTAATTCTAGTTTTTTGAACAAAACGAGGGACTTCGGTCTTGAAAACACACAAGGTATGTGGAACACCGTATTGGTCGATGATATTGATGGTGATGGTAGGGTAGATATAATAGCAGGTAATGCCGGATTGAATTTTAAGTGGAAGGCTTCGGTAGAGAGACCCGTGAAATTATATTTAGACGATTTCGATGATAATGAGCAACCAGACCCCATTATCTATTACAATTTCTTTGGTGAATATGTGCCGTATGCTTCCAAAGATAAATTAACCGGACAATTGCCTTCATTAAAAAAGAAATTGCTCAGTTACACCGACTTTTCGAAAACAAAGAACATAGAAGACCTTACGGGGAAAAAAGAAAGTGAAATTCTGGAAATAAAAAAGATATCGGAACTGAGGTCGATGGTCTACTGGAACAAAGAAGAGGGGTTTAAAGGCACTGCCCTTCCACAAGAAGCACAAATGAGCAGTATTGAAGATTTCTATAAAAATGACAGCACTATATACTACGTCGGTAACTATTTAGGTTATGCCAATGAATTGGGTCGGAGCACAGCGAATTCAGGTGGTGTTTTAACCATCAATAACGGAGAACTTGAATCATCTGGAAATCTACCCATACCAAAAGGATTAGACAGTCGTAGAATAGTTCGGTTGAATGGCAACAAATACCTGGTAATCTCTAACAACGATAAAGCTTATATCGTCCAGCCAGATTAA
- a CDS encoding xylulokinase, with the protein MYSIGYDIGSSSIKAALIETSTGKSISVVNEPPVEMGMIAHENGWAEQHPNDWWKYVCTATKRLINENAIDASDITGVGISYQMHGLVVVDNNGEPLRNSIIWCDSRAVSIGQKAFDDLGNEKCSQHLLNSPANFTASKLKWVKENEPETYDKIYKFMLPGDYIAYKLSGDIRSTISGLSEGIFWDFKSNSIADWFLKHYGIEENLIPELVGTFSEQGKVSTEGASESGLYEGTSILYRAGDQPNNALSLNVFNPGEVAATGGTSGVMYAITDSLSVKESARVNNFAHVNYTTENTRIGKMACINGAGIMYRWLMNNLNVSSYEEMNELAAGVPIGSDGVTIHPFGNGAERVLNNRTLGTKMANINLNNHNKAHLCRAALEGIAFSFVYGMEIMKSDGIVPQVIRAGNDNLFRSDIFSNTISTLIGQEIEIYNTTGAIGAARACELHKGDFETFGKRIIDNDFVMKFRPSAEKEAYQKAYQKWKNELENMLRTN; encoded by the coding sequence ATGTATTCTATAGGATATGATATTGGCAGTTCTTCAATAAAGGCTGCATTAATTGAAACTTCAACAGGTAAAAGTATTTCGGTAGTTAACGAACCTCCTGTTGAAATGGGTATGATAGCCCATGAAAACGGATGGGCAGAACAGCACCCGAATGACTGGTGGAAATACGTTTGTACCGCTACAAAAAGACTCATAAATGAGAATGCAATCGATGCCTCTGACATAACGGGGGTAGGTATATCATATCAAATGCATGGCCTCGTGGTTGTCGACAACAATGGTGAGCCATTGCGCAACTCTATTATTTGGTGCGACAGCAGGGCGGTTTCAATTGGGCAAAAAGCCTTTGACGATTTAGGCAATGAAAAATGTTCGCAACACTTATTGAATTCTCCGGCGAATTTTACGGCTTCAAAATTAAAATGGGTTAAGGAAAACGAACCGGAAACCTATGACAAGATTTATAAATTTATGCTTCCCGGTGATTATATCGCCTATAAATTAAGCGGAGATATTCGCTCGACCATTTCCGGACTTTCAGAAGGTATTTTTTGGGATTTTAAAAGCAATTCGATTGCCGATTGGTTTTTAAAACACTATGGTATTGAAGAAAATCTTATTCCCGAGCTGGTCGGCACTTTTTCTGAACAAGGAAAAGTTTCTACCGAAGGGGCATCAGAATCAGGCTTATACGAAGGAACGTCGATATTATACAGAGCTGGTGATCAACCGAACAACGCCCTGTCGTTAAATGTATTCAACCCAGGGGAAGTTGCGGCTACTGGGGGTACTTCTGGCGTTATGTACGCTATAACCGATAGTCTTTCCGTAAAAGAGAGTGCTCGCGTCAACAATTTCGCTCACGTTAACTATACGACCGAAAACACCCGAATCGGTAAAATGGCCTGTATAAATGGTGCGGGAATTATGTATCGGTGGCTAATGAACAATCTTAATGTTTCTTCATATGAAGAGATGAACGAACTTGCCGCTGGTGTACCCATCGGTTCTGATGGGGTGACCATACATCCATTTGGTAATGGGGCCGAACGTGTATTGAACAATAGAACTTTAGGTACTAAAATGGCCAATATCAACCTGAATAACCATAATAAAGCCCATTTATGCAGGGCTGCTTTGGAAGGTATTGCCTTTTCTTTTGTGTACGGAATGGAAATCATGAAATCTGACGGAATCGTTCCTCAGGTCATACGTGCCGGTAATGACAATCTGTTCAGATCTGATATTTTCTCCAATACAATTTCGACACTTATTGGTCAAGAAATAGAAATCTATAACACCACTGGGGCTATAGGTGCCGCAAGGGCATGTGAACTGCACAAAGGAGATTTTGAGACTTTTGGCAAGCGAATTATAGATAACGATTTCGTGATGAAATTTAGGCCTTCCGCAGAAAAAGAGGCGTACCAGAAGGCATATCAAAAATGGAAAAACGAACTTGAAAATATGCTGCGAACGAACTAG
- a CDS encoding D-xylose isomerase, translated as MALIGDKEYFKGVGEIKFEGKDSDNPLAFKWYNPEQVVAGKTMKEHFKFAIAYWHTFCGQGADPFGPGTQNFPWDAPSDAVEAAKAKADAAFEFITKMGVDYFCFHDFDLIQEADTFAESEKRLSTIVDYIKGKQADSGVKLLWGTANCFSNPRYMNGASTNPDFNVLARAGGQIKLALDATMELNGENYVFWGGREGYMSLLNTDIKRELDHMGKFLGMARDYARSQGFKGNFFIEPKPMEPMKHQYDFDSATVVGFLHQYGLQDDFKLNLEFNHATLASHTMQHEMEVAAAHGMLGSLDANRGDYQNGWDTDQFPNNITEVTEAMLTFLKAGGLQGGGINFDAKIRRNSTDMDDVFHAHIGGMDIFARALVTADKIITSSPYEEMRTKRYGSFDSGKGKDFENGKLDFKDLYDIANENGELDLQSGKQELFENIISQHI; from the coding sequence ATGGCATTAATAGGAGATAAAGAATATTTTAAAGGAGTCGGAGAGATCAAATTTGAAGGTAAAGATTCCGATAATCCATTAGCGTTTAAATGGTACAACCCAGAACAGGTAGTTGCCGGTAAAACGATGAAAGAGCATTTTAAATTCGCTATTGCCTATTGGCATACATTCTGTGGTCAAGGTGCCGATCCATTTGGCCCGGGCACTCAAAACTTTCCTTGGGATGCACCTAGCGATGCAGTAGAAGCGGCTAAAGCCAAAGCTGATGCAGCCTTTGAATTCATCACTAAAATGGGTGTTGACTACTTCTGTTTTCATGATTTTGATTTGATTCAAGAAGCGGATACATTCGCCGAATCAGAAAAAAGATTGTCAACTATTGTCGACTATATCAAAGGCAAACAAGCCGACTCAGGAGTGAAACTTTTGTGGGGTACCGCGAACTGCTTTTCAAATCCGAGATATATGAACGGGGCATCGACAAATCCTGATTTCAATGTTTTAGCTAGAGCTGGAGGCCAAATTAAATTGGCTTTGGATGCCACTATGGAACTTAACGGTGAAAACTATGTTTTCTGGGGAGGTCGAGAAGGTTATATGTCGCTTTTAAACACCGACATCAAAAGAGAACTAGATCATATGGGTAAATTCTTGGGTATGGCCCGAGATTATGCCAGAAGTCAAGGTTTCAAAGGAAATTTCTTCATTGAACCCAAGCCGATGGAGCCTATGAAACATCAATACGATTTTGATTCGGCGACCGTTGTAGGCTTTTTACATCAATACGGGCTACAAGATGATTTCAAACTAAACCTTGAATTCAACCACGCCACATTAGCTAGTCACACCATGCAACATGAGATGGAAGTCGCAGCTGCCCATGGCATGTTGGGAAGCTTAGATGCCAACCGCGGAGATTATCAAAATGGTTGGGATACGGATCAATTTCCGAACAACATTACCGAGGTTACCGAGGCGATGTTAACCTTCTTGAAAGCTGGTGGGCTACAAGGCGGAGGTATCAATTTTGATGCTAAAATCAGAAGAAACTCTACGGATATGGATGATGTATTCCACGCACATATTGGCGGTATGGACATCTTTGCCAGAGCTTTGGTAACCGCCGATAAAATCATTACTTCCTCACCTTATGAAGAAATGAGAACCAAAAGATACGGTTCTTTTGACTCAGGAAAAGGAAAAGATTTTGAAAACGGAAAACTAGACTTCAAAGACCTTTACGATATCGCCAATGAAAATGGGGAGCTTGATCTACAAAGTGGAAAGCAAGAGCTGTTCGAGAACATCATCAGCCAACATATCTAG
- a CDS encoding SSS family solute:Na+ symporter → MIGIISFLGFTILVAVIAYFATRTTDEQSSDGYFLGGRSLTAGVIAGSLLLTNLSTEQIVGLNGSAYKDGLSVMAWETLAAIAMVVTAIFLLPRYLKGGLTTVPQFLATRFDVTTKTITSILFLTGYVVVLLPVILYSGSVAISGMFDIPTLLGVSDQAALVICIWGIGIIGSIYAVFGGLKAVAVSDSINAVGLIIGGILIPVFGLMAIGDGSILNGLDVLVDANPERFDSTGEPGQEVPFSTIFTGMMLVQLFYWGTNQQIIQRALGAKNLAEGQKGLLLASFLKILGPLILVLPGMIAYHYFDGGLASSDLAYPELVRAVLPKTLVGFFAAVLFGAILSSFNSVLNSSVTLFGIDIYKQHINKEASEITVVKYGKIFGVCLALAAMFIAPLIADAGSLFNYLQKINGIYSIPIFTIIAVGYLTKRVPAIAAKIGIVSGSVLYIISEFFVGPRLRESAVEAAKATGVTDANALTLIEADAYPHYLHVMAILFAANMIIMLIIGKILPRKEPFELEYTQQVSIEPYKYVKQVGGVICIIVIGIYIYFAK, encoded by the coding sequence ATGATTGGAATTATTTCTTTTTTAGGTTTTACGATTTTGGTAGCTGTGATAGCCTATTTTGCGACTCGCACGACAGATGAACAATCATCTGATGGTTATTTTTTAGGAGGAAGAAGCTTAACGGCAGGTGTAATTGCAGGTTCATTGTTATTGACCAACCTTTCTACCGAACAAATCGTAGGGCTTAATGGTAGTGCATATAAAGACGGGCTCTCCGTAATGGCTTGGGAAACATTAGCGGCTATTGCAATGGTGGTAACGGCTATATTTTTATTGCCAAGATATTTAAAGGGTGGCCTGACTACCGTACCTCAGTTCTTGGCGACGCGGTTCGATGTGACAACTAAAACTATCACGTCGATACTCTTTTTAACAGGTTATGTGGTTGTGCTCTTGCCGGTAATCCTTTATTCCGGTTCGGTGGCCATCAGTGGTATGTTCGATATTCCCACGCTTCTCGGTGTTTCTGACCAGGCAGCTCTGGTTATCTGTATTTGGGGCATAGGTATTATAGGTTCGATTTATGCAGTTTTCGGAGGATTGAAAGCAGTAGCGGTTTCCGATAGTATAAATGCAGTAGGGCTTATTATAGGAGGTATATTAATTCCCGTATTTGGTTTAATGGCTATCGGTGACGGAAGTATTCTTAATGGTTTGGATGTTCTGGTCGATGCAAACCCTGAGCGATTTGATTCAACTGGTGAGCCCGGCCAAGAGGTACCTTTTTCGACCATTTTTACAGGTATGATGCTGGTGCAACTTTTCTATTGGGGCACGAACCAACAAATTATACAACGTGCTTTGGGTGCTAAAAACTTAGCTGAAGGACAAAAAGGTCTTTTGTTGGCGTCGTTTTTAAAGATTTTAGGTCCATTGATTTTGGTATTGCCCGGTATGATTGCCTATCACTATTTTGACGGAGGATTAGCTTCAAGTGATTTGGCCTACCCCGAATTGGTAAGAGCGGTACTGCCTAAAACATTGGTCGGCTTTTTTGCCGCGGTACTGTTCGGCGCTATTTTGAGTTCATTTAACAGTGTACTGAACAGTTCGGTAACCCTTTTTGGTATTGATATCTATAAACAGCATATAAATAAGGAAGCCTCGGAAATTACCGTAGTTAAATACGGAAAAATATTTGGAGTGTGCTTGGCTTTGGCCGCCATGTTCATTGCGCCTTTGATTGCCGATGCGGGTAGCTTGTTCAATTACCTACAGAAAATTAACGGTATTTATAGCATACCGATCTTTACCATTATCGCAGTAGGATATTTGACCAAAAGAGTACCTGCGATAGCCGCTAAAATTGGTATTGTTTCTGGATCTGTGCTCTATATCATCAGCGAGTTCTTCGTAGGCCCTAGGCTTCGTGAAAGTGCGGTTGAGGCAGCAAAGGCTACAGGGGTAACCGATGCGAATGCATTAACTTTGATAGAGGCAGATGCCTACCCTCATTATTTACACGTAATGGCTATTCTCTTTGCGGCCAATATGATAATTATGTTAATAATCGGGAAAATTCTTCCAAGAAAAGAACCTTTTGAACTCGAGTATACGCAGCAGGTTTCCATTGAGCCTTATAAGTATGTAAAGCAGGTGGGAGGGGTTATTTGTATTATTGTAATCGGTATTTATATTTACTTTGCCAAGTAA